The region CTGACAAATTGAACAACTTCTGACACGGATAGCGTCGGATAGTCCTGCTGCCTCAAGACGGGAATGTGTTGACAAACAGACTCATGCCCAGGCCAATGAGCCGAGGGCACGATGGCGTCTCTGTGGCCGATATGAATTAAACGAGATGTGATTTGAGACCAAGGTTAATAGTCTGTCTGTGATTGTTAATAGTGTTTCGGCCGAAGCTCCATAGTGAGGAGCCCAAGTGGTGAGATGCGCAGAACCAAGAGCCTGGGATAATGATTTTCCTTGGCACATAGTTGCTGCGTTTACCGCATTGTCTCCAACCATTTAATATACCGCAGGGGTTTTCCACGGAAAATGCATCAAAACACCCCCTGTGGCGTCGAATTGGAGGAAGGAGGACCTTCGGTGGCCGTCCCGACTCCGGAGTGGAATTCGAGCCGTAGCCGCTCTACAAGATCTGGACCCAGTCAGACTGAAAAGCAGTTCCCATGTGCGCTGGAGAAAAAGCGACAGGACCGCCGATCATGCACCCCGGGGAAGGTTGACGAGACGAATCCGAAGCTGGAACCTTGCAGAGGAGGACGGcgggacgatgacgaggagcgAGACTCGGACCACtcacctccttcctccgcaGGGTCACGGGACCCCGCCGAGCACAAATGGCGGGCCGGAAAGTAGTAACTGTTAGCTAAGGAATTCGCCTCTGGTTCCTGCCGGTACATGGTCCGTATTAATGCGCGGCGGAATTGAGAGGCGAGATGGGGGAAAattgcggagaagaagcgtTATAAAGGTTGAATATGGCAGATACTATGCTCCCAAGTGTCGCACAACCCCCAGCGAGCATTGActctcgagcagcagcaggaatcCTGTTCCACGAAGCCAAAGTTTCAGTACAGCGTTGTATCGGAGCGTACCGCCAAGGAGGGTGCTCTGACAGCTTCCCAGTCGCTGGCAGTCACGGGGGCTGCGGAGGTGGTTTTCCATTATGTCATAGAATGCAGGCGGGCGatccccagcatcaaccaGCGGGTGTGCACTTGACCAGGTCGACTGTTGCCCAGTGCCATCCATCATCTGACTGACGAGATTTGGGGAGATTCGACGACACCCAGCAAATGAGCGTGGCCAGTCGATAGAGATCAAATTCAAACGGTACCGGAATAAGCAAAAAATCGCCTTGCCGACCGGGGGCCAAATCACCGTTGCGAATAAAGGCGCTAGTCTTGATGCTTGAATAAGGAACTACTACAGAAGGTGCTGCGGTGCCATGTCGGACAAGTCGGACAATTAGCATCGAAGTATATGGCATCCACGGCTCTCGAGTCCGGGCGCTGTTGAGTCAGAGAGTAAACAGTGCCACCAGGCTCAACTGTCTTTTTTTGTTCGCCGCGTTCATTCACCCGTGCTCCTTCTTCAGATTTTCGCCTCCGTAAAGAAACTTTTCTTCTCATCCCTGCAGCTGTAACAGCTCGatctctaataaataatctgtCGCATCCATTCCACGGCTCTGAGGGAATCTCTGACAGTAGCTTTCTGGCACTCGACTTGTTCTGGTCCACTACCAGCATTTCACTTACTTCATAGAAACCTCACCACCACGACCTTCGGTGTCAGCTCTCCCACTTAACTACACTCTCCCGTTCACACTTGACCGTCCGCACACCCTCCTCGCGTCCGCTCCCCgcccctgctcctcctgctgctcgctGGCCATTCTCGAATCTCCTCCGACCTGCTTTCCCGTCACCTTGTTTGTCCCTCTTCGGTTACGCGGGTCCATCCCTTCCAATAGCGCCGTCCACTCGGAGCCAGACCTTGTTCCAGTGCCCGAATTCTGTGACTAACAGCTTTTGCTTGTCTCCTCACACGGCGCTGCCTTGGCCACTCTCGTCGCTGCAACCTGCTTCAAATTCTTCGGTGGGAATCTGGGGAAAGAAAAGCTTTTTCAACCCCTGTGCCAAAGGCTCCATTATTCACaattttgctttttttcctTTGTGGTGCCCTCACCTTTGACCTGCCTTTTTGAGAGAGGGGAGTCTTTCGCCTATATAGAGCCCACGGCTCCAGCGACTCTCCACCATGTCTGCCGCTACCACCTCTCCGTCTATCGCAATCCGCAAGGCCTCTTTCTCGACTGGCCCTCCGAGGAACGCCTCTCCCACCACTGAATCTCGCAACTCTTCCCGCAACTCCTCATGCTCCTCGCCTAATCGATCAAAAAATAGCAGCCGTCGCGAGTCGTTCGGCTCAATCAAAGAAGACATTGACGGTACGAATTCCCCTCCGCCTTGGCCTGCTTGGGTTCGCTTCGACACAATGCCAGGTGTAGGTCAATGTCCGTTGCCTTGGCTTGAATCTCTAACATTGGTTCATAGGAATTGCGCAATCCTTCGTGGATACACACGGTGAACATTCTCCCAAAGAGCACCCCAAGCTGGACAGCCACGACATGCAACATGCCCCAGAGTTCTGCTGCCCCTGCGGAGGGTTCCTGGGCTGGAAACAGATTCGTTTGGGCGGAAAGAGCCTTAGCAGGAGCTACAGTGACCTCCGGGGCCTTGGGAACATGACTGCTCGtggctgggcctgggaaGAGACTCCAACCATCGCTACTCCGACAAGCAAGACACCGGAGGTGAAAGAACAGAAGCCAGACCCCGGGCCAGAGCCGGGAACATCTGTGCTGGAGAAAATGCCCCCGGAGATTCTTGGTAAGACACACCCGTATCATCTTTCCTCCCGGCTTTGTTCGTGTTTCTGACTAGGTTTTAGACCAAATTATATCACACCTCGCTTTGGATGTCCCTCCAAACGGCTACACACCCCGAAATGTCGACTTGATTTCGTGCCTGCTCACCTCGAGGACCTTGCATGCTGCAACCCTTAGCGTGCTGTACAGGAACATGACTTTCCCACACTCCGTTATCTTCTCCAAGGCTCTCAACCACATGTCACAGTACCCGGCCTTGGGAACCCTAGTTCGTCGCCTCGACTTTTCTCACTTTACCTCTGTTGGTCTTGGCCGCACCAAGCAGATGAACTCCGAAATCCAAAACTTGACATCCACAACACTCCTGAAATTCCTAGAACTTCTGCCGAACCTCAAGGAATGCTTGCTCCAGGAGCACCTTGAAGGAGATATCAGCGTGGAAGTTCTGACCAAGCTGTTCACTGGCCTCCCCAATTTGACTAGTCTTGATTTTTGTGGTagctcctcgtcggcctTCTCGACTATCTTCCACCAGTCTTTGCACGCTGGACGTGGCCTTCCCCTGACGCTGCCGAATTTACGGCGAATTTCCTTCCACGAATGCAGCGGCGTTCCATCGTCGTCCTACGAAATTTTGCTCCCTAAGCTGGTTAATCTGACCCATCTGGATCTCACCCACACCCAGGTCAGCGAGGATGCATTATTCTCCATTCCAGAAACTGCCCGGATCACTCATCTGAGTCTTTCACGGTGCATCCGACTGGGAGGACCGCGAGTGGTGGAATTTTTGACAACACATCCAGCTGTAAAGGACTCTTTGGTATTCCTTAACGTCATGACAGACGCCTCTCGATACCGGctcctggaggaagaagacgtaCGAAAGCTGCTTCCCAAGCTCCCGACCTCGCTCCGTTCGCTCAACCTCGGGGGTGCTAGAATCACCTCAGACCACACTGAGGCTTTGATTCCCTTGACAAAGCacctggaggagctgggtcTCAGCTCAGCAGACCTGTCAGCTCAGGATCTCAGCCGCTTCTTTGCGTCTCCTCAACCCAAAGCCGAGACTGAGACCGAGGCCGCATCGGGCTCGGAAGTGGCACCCTGGCAGCCATCTTCGCTTTGCTACCTTGACCTTACCAAAGTACCTCGCCTGACAGTGGGCACGGTTTTTAACACTAATACTTGCCTGCTGCTCACGAAGCAAAGCTACCCTCTTCAAGTGATCGAGTTCAACGACAAACTCATCACGCCACTGCGCGAGAAACCAAAGAATACCAAGAGTTCTCCCGACTGGACAGTCCGTGAATTAGGCCGTCGCGGATGGTATGTCCGTGACCCTGCCTCGATGCCTGGTACTCCAATCGATGATGGCTCTCGTTTTTGGAAGATGGGAGCTCGCTGGTGGGGAATGAAGAAAATCCCCGTTGCTGTTGGCGACGTTGGGGGCCTCTATGGACACTACATGTTCAAGAGGTGATGAAATTTGCCCGCAAAAACATTATTGATTTTTATCGGGAAATGATGAGTTTTGAGGTTATATACCCatgattattatttttcttgCATGTCCTACTTATTTTTTGGCGTTCATGTTTAGCTCTGGGTGGGATTCTCTCCTCCAATTTCAGTTTCCGGAGCACAAAAGTGAGCGGCTCTCTTTTCATTTTTATGATTGAGCGTGGGCTTTGTTTTGGCTGCATAGCGGAAGCAAGATTTGTTTGTTATTTTCTAGGCTTACGGAATACCTCTATTGATTTTGACTTTGATATGAGTTTGATATGATTATGGGAATTGCTGGAGcattattctttatattatttaaattcGCAATAAAACTTTATcgatttaatattattgcAATATTTAGTACGTAGTTCTGAGATTGACTCGAGAGTCGTTGGAGGCTCTTCCAAAGTCTGGCCCAATCACGTGCCGCAGTATTTCAGCAGCTCCAGTCCCAGACTTCCAAACTTCACTTTCACTATCTCGGCATCATCTAGGCGCATCTCTAATCTCGAAGGCATTCGACCTTCTGCACTCCTTACCCAGCGCGTCCACTGGGGTTTTATTCCCTCCCGATGGGCGGATCGCTCTCCGCCGCCCAGGACAGTGGACGCTGTCGAGTTCGACCACGATGGCACCTCCGAGCGGGTCGGCGGCGTacaagaagaaagatggGACCCTGGCGATGTCGTCCGACCGCCAGTCGGTCTCTTGGATTCCGGCAGCGAGCGGCGCGTCCGGGTCTATTACGCTCTCTGTGTCTCAAATCACTAGTGCGTTGCGTTGCCTTGAGTCTTTTTTTTGCAAACGGATCGTCAGAGAAACGAAGATCTAACAGACACAGATTTACAGCAGACACCCGCTAGCAGCCCAAAAGTTATGCTGAAGATTTTTGTCCTTCCCCCGAACGGAGCCTCCGCGAACCCCGAACAATACATCTTTTCGTTTACCGCGGGCGCGACGGCGCGAGCAGAAGCGGATGCTATTAAAGATGCTCTCAGCGCAGCGATCCAAGCAGCGAAATCTACTGCTGAAACTCCGGCGGAGACTCCAGCCGCATCGACaggtgagggaggaggaggaggagcaggagcgaTGTCggcggccatggcgatggcaagCGCGGTTTCGTCCCCAGGCACAGGGAAGCACTGGTGGGATGATGATAAGCGGCTTAGGACCGATGTGGAGCTACAGCAGTCGCTACTGAAGGCGGACGCGAACCTACAAAAGATGTTTATGGAGTCACTGCATACAAAACCGGAGACATTGTCGGCTAGCCAGTTCATGTCGCTGTTCTGGTCTACGCGGCTGCACCTCTTGCGGGCGCATGCTATTGAGCGATCCCAGACTAGAGGATCTTATAATGTGTTGTCGACGCTGAAGCCGCGGACGGAAGATAATGTGACGAAGCTGAATATCAGCAAGGAGCAAATCCAATTGATTTTCGGCCAGCATCCGCTCGTGAAACGGGTGTATGATGAGAATGTGCCGAAGCTGAGTGAATCGCAGTTCTGGTCGCGGTTTTTCCAGAGTCGACTGTTTAAGAAGCTGCGTGGAGAACGTATCTCAGAAGCTGATGCGATGGATGCTGTTCTGGACAAGTACCTGAAAGCAGATGAGTCTGGAAATCTCCCGCGTGAGGTTCAGGTGCCGAATTTCCTTGACTTGGAAGGAAACGAAGGGAACAACAGTCAGCGTCGGGGAAATCGACCAGATATCGACATGAGACCGTCAGCTGTAGAGAAAGTGCCAATTATTCGAACACTGAACAACCTGAGTGAGAAGATCATGGCGAACGTCGCGCCTGCGGATCGAGCACCCTCAGCGCCCGTGGGCACCATGGATGACGGGACATACGATGAACTGCAGCTGCGCGATTTGCGCGGCGACGAGCAGGCAAATCGCGTTTTACTAAACATACGGGACCAAAACCGATTCTTCTCAGCGGCCAAATTCGCCGAGGATGAACGCAGCCGTCTTCTTGCACAGCAAGATCCAGAGCAGATATTACAGAATCTGCGCACCGCCATTGAGCGGAATTTCCGCGACGACGGGGCAGCGCCATTAGGCAAATTGGTTGAccccgatgaggatgaagatgatgaggatttAACAACTAGCTCGAGGCACCAGCGGCATCTCGCATCTACACAGATTCTTGACATGATCAAGGACCGACGTGCCCAGCTCCAGGTTTCGGCGAACTCAGGCACCTACGGACTGACAGATACACTATACGATCGTTTAACGCTTACACACGCAACGACCACGGAATTCCTCCATCAATTCTGGCAGGCATTCCTTTCGGGAAATCCAGACCGTGCAGGCGAGGTATCGTCGCTGGTGGAGTCACTCAACCGCGCCATCGAACGAATCAACGCCGTTGCGACGGATGCAGAGGCAGAGCgccaggtggaggtggataaGGTGAAGCGGCATGCCCGCGAAGTGCTGCAGGCGACAGGGAAAAGGCTACGAATTAACCTAGAGAGTATCCCAGGCGGAGAGCAAGCAGTGAGGCGCTTATTAGGGCCGACGATCCGGGCATTGGAAACGGCCTTGACGCGGTATAAAGAAGCCTTGGCTGAAGAGACGAAGAATATAGACTCGAGCAATACGTAATTAACAAAATGCAATTTTCAGTAATATTTCTCCTGAACATACTGCTATTCATCTGGTACATTAAACGTGGATGTATTCGGTATGCCGAGGCTCTCCGGATCAGCCCCCCATCTTCTTTGGTTACCGTAAATGACCGCCGccctcatccaactccgCAACTGCCAACGTGTCTTAAATCTTAACATCAACGTCGCAAACAATCACGAAACAGcaacccccccccccacACTTAATCCTCAGGAGAAGCTTAGCTCGAATGTCATCAGCATGCAGATAAGCGGCCTATCAAATACACCCCTCACAAAAGTGCTCCTAATCTACACAATCGCGGCCTCGATCgccctctccatcttcgacATTAAACACCTCCCCGCCATCCATGTCTCCCCGCACCTCTTCCCTTACGGCCAGTTCTGGCGCTGCCTGATCTGGCAGATCGCCGGGTTTGCGAACTCCACGGAGGCGCTCTTTGCCGCGCTGTTGGTTTACCATGTTCGAGTTGTTGAGCGCGGATGGGGGAGTCGGAAGGTTGCTGTATGTTCCCCTCCTCTTATATACAAGAGTTACAACAGCTGGGAAAGTTATAGAGAATTGATGCTAATCCGCACGTCTCGCTCTTTACAGACATTTATCCTCAGCACACTCCCCTACACGACACTCCTCGCGCCCCTCCTCCTAACCCTCGTCGTGAGACCGCTCACCTTCGGGAAAATAAACTACCTCCCATCTGGCCCAACGGGGACAATCTTCGCGCTGCTTGCACAGTACCACGCCTCTATACCCTCGACATATAGATATACCATTTCtacctcatcatcgtccccgtccccgtccccgtccccgtctACACCTACAGcttcaaccccaacaacaacacccgcATCACAAACAACCGACACTGCTGAATCCCCGCAAAAGACCCTCACAATCTCTCTAACAGACAAATCAACCACATACTTAATCGCCGCGCAGCTCGCGCTCTCGCAGTTCCCATATATGCTTCTGCCATCAGCGCTAGGGTGGGTTGTTGGCGTGGCCTGGCGCGCGGACGTTCTCCCTTGTGTCGCTGGGAGCGGGAGTGCGGGATGGAGGGTGCCGGCgtgggttgttggggaggaAGGTGGGACGTTCTCTACACGGAATGGAGGTGGGAGTGGAGGTGGCCAGGAGGCTAGGTTTGAGGGGCTGCGGAGAAGATTGGAGagcgaggctgctgctgcggcgagtGGGAGTTCAAACTCGAATACGGATGCTTCTGGGTCTGGGGCTGGATCTAGTAGGCTGAGAGCTGGGAGGGGGTGATCGTGTGCTTGCCTACATTGGAGCCTACCTTATATTCCTACATATACCACATCTTGCTTCAGTTGGAAACTAGAATTATATGGAAAGAATGTTATTAGGATTGAATACTAGTCAACTTCTAATAATCGCTAGGCCTATTTTGCCGAAATAATGGTTTATGTCTAAATCTGTCGGAGAAGGACACTACCTCATGGGCTATCTACCGTCCATTGCGACTTCGCCGCATATTCTCCTTGCACTCATTACAGTACCATTTAACTACAAATCGTTAGCAGATGAACAATTGAACTCTTCCTTTGCTAGTAGGGAAAACTCACCATTTCGTCCAGGAGGCTTCGTGAGCCCAACACAGGATAGATGGAACCATTCGCGGGGACATGCGTCATTGTCACACGCAACCATCTCGCCGAAACTGATCTCGTTACAGTAGCAGTATCGCGGCTcgccttcttcgtcctcgtcatcacctTCGTGGAGTGATTCCTCGGGGTCTGATACAGGTGGCGGTGGCGCCGCGGCCGCGGTACTGCCGTTCTTCTTGTGAGTACGCTTCGGCGCCGGGTCTGTACCTCGCGTTGGTCGCGTGCGCGGCTGTATCGGCTCTGCGGAAGCAAGCACGGGAGTTGCAGGTTTGGATACCCTTCCTTTAGCAGCATTGTTTGAGGCGGGTGCCGAGATTTCTGCGGACTCGATTGACTCGGCAGGTTTGGTATCCATATCCTCTCGTTGGTTTCCGGGTGGTGCTAAAGACTTGGAAATATCGGTGGGTTCAGGCATATGCCGGAAGGTATCTGGAAGAGGAACCATTTCTGTCCTGGAAGGTGTCTCTTTCGATGGTAGTTTTGGTTCGGAGGTTTTGCCTACAGACATTAGCACTGATCGGCAGAGAGTATACAGGAAAAAAACCCATACCGGAGTTAGGTATACGGTTAGACGCAGAAGATGACGGTCTTTGTCGAGAATTTGGCTGCGCTGAGTTTTGCTGTGCCCTTGAGGACTGTGGTCGCGACGAGCCAGGTCCAGGGCTAGCTGCGCTGCGTGGAATAgtcgcagcagccgcagcagcaccgATAatcggagaaggaggaataACGGGAGAGTCGGCGGCGTTGGTCCCAGTGTTGTTTCTATTCGCAATTAGTCAAGTCATACCAGAATAGAACAAAGCAAGCATACCTTTTGCGAGAAGTTGCATTAGAATTAGGTGCTCGTGAGCGCTTTTTGGTCGCATCAGCAACATCTTTCGATACCGCCCGCCCAGAGGCCCCGACACCGCTAGCAGACCGTTCCATAGCAGCGCCAGCctccacagcaacaggccGTTCGACCTTGCGACGTTTGGCCTGGCCTGATGAGCCAGTCGCACCAGATTGGTGGTGACCTGCAGAGGTGTGGTCACCCCCAGCGAGACGACTCTTGCTGCTCTGTCCCTTCCGAGACCCAGCAGCACGAATGTCATCCATGTCTGAGTCCGCGTGCGCCCGACGCTGTCTGCGCGCCAGCACTGCCTCACGTCTCGCCTCACTGCGTGatgcagcttcagcttcctgAAGAGCATGCACAAGATCTTTATTCGACGCAACCTCTCGTCGAGGACGCTCGTTGGAGGTGGTCTTGGGGCCATTCCGATTCGAGTAAGCCCAGTGACTAAGACTCCCAAGGCGAGCTTCATCGCTAATCTCACCCGCAATGAACGGGAATATAGAATCTAAACGCATGATCTGGCGGTCGAGTTCATCGTTCGCGTTGGAGATCACATGGTTTTTCTCATCAGCTGTCATCATGAGATCGGAGAGGGTATGTCGGACATGATCGAAAAGGACGCGGCGGTTCTTGCTTTCAGGAGATTCGGGTTCGCGTGAAGCATCCTACAACCAGTCAAGTAATTAGTACGCATGCACTTGGGTATTTGCGCTGGACTTGACCCTGACTTACCGTGGGCTGGAGGTCATCTCGAACAACTCCTCCGATAACAGGCGCAGGGTTAGCAGGATAAGGAGTTGCCGGCGTCTCAGACGAATCCTTCAGAAGCTGTAGTAGATTATCTTCAAGCGCCCACGCCTTAGCGTCAACCTCCTTGAGCAACGAGTTGTGACGTCGAAATTCCCGTGGGAGGGCGGTTATAGCGTCCGTGAAATGGGTGAGAGCAGGATAGAATCCATGGGGCACAGGCGACGATGCCGGGTCTTCCATTATCCCATGGCCGTAGGCAAAAGATGAGCGTCCAAGAGTCTTGGATGTGCGCGAGGGGTTCGTTCTCGTCTGGCGCGCTGACTGACGGGCACTGTGACCCTGAGCGCTGAGGGCCGACGGAGCGACGGCCGACATTCTCTCGAAGAGACGAGAAGCGAGGGTATTATCAATCAGTATATGACAAGCAGATTTTAATAGAAAACGACTAGCAAATCCGCAACAAGCACTCGTCAACGAGAGCAAAAGATGGGCTGGCGACGAGGTTAGAAACAAAAGCAGAAACGAGACGACGGGGCCGGGCAGTGCGGAGAAAGATTGATTGCGGACTGAGGCACCAGCTTTATTTGCGCCTGAAAAAACGGGCATATAGGTGACTCAGCCAAGATTTTGAATTATGACGTCTAACTAATCTCCAAAATATGCCAAGAGTAACAATTTGACAGTCAAGTCGATAGAACGAGATAGAATTGATATTATACCAACGTGTACTTATTTTACATATACGCAAAAAGACACATTCTAGGTATACAGGCCAGCCCAGGATATAATTACCAGGGTCAACCCTAGATACCAATGCCCAGCGCAACCAGGACAGATGCAAAACAAACAGTAAGCCACGGACAAAGGAAATCAATCATACAATAGAAACCAAAATGAGTAGACGCTGAGCCCGCTCCTCTCTGAAATAAATCACCTAGAATGAAAACATAAACACTTCTATTGCGAGAATCTACTCGCCCTTCAGGCGTTCCTGGTGGACGGAGAAGGCATCTTCGAGGAATTCTTGTTCCTCCTTCAAGTGAACCGACTTCAGACCGGTGGCCACGGAGGCACTTGGGGCGCGACCGGCGTACAAAACGTGGCGGCGGTTGTGGTGCTCAGTAGCGTTCAGCAGGGTCTCAATGCGGGGCTGGACGTAGCTCCATGAACCGGCGTTGAGGGGTTCCTCCTGAGCCCAGACGACGTTACGGGCGTTGGGGTAGCTGTCCAGGTTCTCCTTTAGTTGGGCCCAAGGGAATGGATGCAGCTGCTCAACACGGGTGATGGCAGTGTTGCGGATGTTGTTGGCCTCACGGTGTTTCGTGAGGGCAGCATACACCTGACCAGAGCAGAGAACCACACGCTCAATCTTCTCAGGCTCATCGATAGCAGTTCCGTGACCAGGGTCGGGAATGATCCATTGGAAGTGAGAGTCACCAGTGAACTCATCCAAAGAGGAACGAGCGATAGGGTGACGGAGAAgagacttggagaagaagatcacaAGAGCTAGAAACCGATTAGCCAGATAACTTAatggaaagggaagaaaaacATACGCTTGCGGAATTGGCGGTGGATCTGGCGACGCAGCATGTGGAACAGGTTGGCAGGGTTGGTCATGTTGACGATCTGCATGTTGCAGTCCTGGTGCTGGCGGTCGAGCTTGTCCTGAGATGGGAAAACACGGGGCTCTTCGTTACAGAGTTGGAGGTAACGCTCCATACGGCCAGAGGAGTGCTCGGGACCCTGACCGTCGTAACCGTGAGGAAGAGACAGGATCAGACCAGAGCGCTGAAACCACTTCGACTCTCCAGATGCAATGAATTGGTCAACAATACATTGAGCGTTGTTGGCGAAGTCACCGAACTGAGCTTCCCACATAACGAGGGCGTTGGGAGAGGTCAAGGAGTAACCGTATTCGAAGCCGAGACTATAAAAGGGGTTAGATATTTGTTTATGCAAAAAGGGGACATTCCAAACTTACGCTCCGAATTCACTGAGAGACGAGTTGGAGATAACGAAGCTACCCTGGTCCTTGCTGATGTGCTGGAGAGGAGTGTAGGTAGACTCGGTCTCCTGATCGTGGAGCACAGAGTGACGCTGAGAGAAGGTACCACGCTCAACATCCTGACCGGACACACGGACGTGGTAGCCCTCGTTAACAAGAGAGCCAAAGGCGAGAGCTTCAGCAGTAGCCCAGTCAATGTTCTTGCCCTCCTCAACAGACTTCTTGCGGTTGGACAAGATACGCTTGAGGTTGCGGTGAATAGTGAACCCTTCGGGAGCACCACTGATCTTGTCGACAACATGCTCCAGGATAGAGGGCTCGACAGCAGTGGGAAGGTGAGGCAGAACCTCGGTAGCAAGTTCCTTGGGAGTCTTGAAACCGTTCCAGGCGGACGTCAGCCATTCCTTACCGGTAGGCTGGTAGTCCTTGCTTCGGTCGAAGCTGTCGTTGAGCATACCCCAGACCCACTTCTTGTGCTCATCAATGTCCTCCTTGGTGAAGGTGCCCTCGGAAATGAGCTTCTCGACGTACATATCGAGCTGGAGCTTCTTCTCGGCAACACGCTTGTACATGAGAGGCTGGGTGAAAGAGGGCTGGTCGGTCTCGTTGTGACCCTGTTTACGGTAACAGACAATGTCAACGACAACATCACGCTTGAATTCGGCGCGCCAGTCAGCAGCGACCTGGCACACGTAGTTAACAGCCTCAGCATCATCGGCGTTCACGTGGAAGACAGGAGCATCAATCGACTTGGCAATGTCCGAGCAGTAAGGAGTGGAACGAGCAAAGCGAGGATCAGTGGTGAAACCAATCTGGTTGTTCACGACAATGTGGATGGTTCCGCCAGTGGAGTATGCGGGCAGGGAGTGGAAACCCATGGTTTCGTAGACAACACCCTGAGCGGCAAAGGCAGCGTCACCGTGGAGAAGAACGCCCATGGCAGTGTCGAAGTTCTTCTCATCGTTGTTGTAGTGCTGGATAGCCC is a window of Aspergillus puulaauensis MK2 DNA, chromosome 4, nearly complete sequence DNA encoding:
- a CDS encoding Leucine Rich Repeat domain protein (COG:S;~EggNog:ENOG410PK83;~InterPro:IPR032675), translating into MSAATTSPSIAIRKASFSTGPPRNASPTTESRNSSRNSSCSSPNRSKNSSRRESFGSIKEDIDGIAQSFVDTHGEHSPKEHPKLDSHDMQHAPEFCCPCGGFLGWKQIRLGGKSLSRSYSDLRGLGNMTARGWAWEETPTIATPTSKTPEVKEQKPDPGPEPGTSVLEKMPPEILDQIISHLALDVPPNGYTPRNVDLISCLLTSRTLHAATLSVLYRNMTFPHSVIFSKALNHMSQYPALGTLVRRLDFSHFTSVGLGRTKQMNSEIQNLTSTTLLKFLELLPNLKECLLQEHLEGDISVEVLTKLFTGLPNLTSLDFCGSSSSAFSTIFHQSLHAGRGLPLTLPNLRRISFHECSGVPSSSYEILLPKLVNLTHLDLTHTQVSEDALFSIPETARITHLSLSRCIRLGGPRVVEFLTTHPAVKDSLVFLNVMTDASRYRLLEEEDVRKLLPKLPTSLRSLNLGGARITSDHTEALIPLTKHLEELGLSSADLSAQDLSRFFASPQPKAETETEAASGSEVAPWQPSSLCYLDLTKVPRLTVGTVFNTNTCLLLTKQSYPLQVIEFNDKLITPLREKPKNTKSSPDWTVRELGRRGWYVRDPASMPGTPIDDGSRFWKMGARWWGMKKIPVAVGDVGGLYGHYMFKR
- the TFB1 gene encoding TFIIH subunit TFB1 family protein (BUSCO:EOG0926315C;~COG:K;~EggNog:ENOG410PKJY;~InterPro:IPR011993,IPR027079,IPR013876,IPR005607;~PFAM:PF03909,PF08567;~go_component: GO:0000439 - transcription factor TFIIH core complex [Evidence IEA];~go_process: GO:0006289 - nucleotide-excision repair [Evidence IEA];~go_process: GO:0006351 - transcription, DNA-templated [Evidence IEA]), with the translated sequence MAPPSGSAAYKKKDGTLAMSSDRQSVSWIPAASGASGSITLSVSQITNLQQTPASSPKVMLKIFVLPPNGASANPEQYIFSFTAGATARAEADAIKDALSAAIQAAKSTAETPAETPAASTGEGGGGGAGAMSAAMAMASAVSSPGTGKHWWDDDKRLRTDVELQQSLLKADANLQKMFMESLHTKPETLSASQFMSLFWSTRLHLLRAHAIERSQTRGSYNVLSTLKPRTEDNVTKLNISKEQIQLIFGQHPLVKRVYDENVPKLSESQFWSRFFQSRLFKKLRGERISEADAMDAVLDKYLKADESGNLPREVQVPNFLDLEGNEGNNSQRRGNRPDIDMRPSAVEKVPIIRTLNNLSEKIMANVAPADRAPSAPVGTMDDGTYDELQLRDLRGDEQANRVLLNIRDQNRFFSAAKFAEDERSRLLAQQDPEQILQNLRTAIERNFRDDGAAPLGKLVDPDEDEDDEDLTTSSRHQRHLASTQILDMIKDRRAQLQVSANSGTYGLTDTLYDRLTLTHATTTEFLHQFWQAFLSGNPDRAGEVSSLVESLNRAIERINAVATDAEAERQVEVDKVKRHAREVLQATGKRLRINLESIPGGEQAVRRLLGPTIRALETALTRYKEALAEETKNIDSSNT
- the dscB gene encoding protein dscB (BUSCO:EOG09264W1U;~COG:S;~EggNog:ENOG410Q12X;~TransMembrane:3 (o60-77i98-122o134-157i)), with protein sequence MTAALIQLRNCQRVLNLNINVANNHETATPPPTLNPQEKLSSNVISMQISGLSNTPLTKVLLIYTIAASIALSIFDIKHLPAIHVSPHLFPYGQFWRCLIWQIAGFANSTEALFAALLVYHVRVVERGWGSRKVATFILSTLPYTTLLAPLLLTLVVRPLTFGKINYLPSGPTGTIFALLAQYHASIPSTYRYTISTSSSSPSPSPSPSTPTASTPTTTPASQTTDTAESPQKTLTISLTDKSTTYLIAAQLALSQFPYMLLPSALGWVVGVAWRADVLPCVAGSGSAGWRVPAWVVGEEGGTFSTRNGGGSGGGQEARFEGLRRRLESEAAAAASGSSNSNTDASGSGAGSSRLRAGRG